In the genome of Streptomyces sp. NBC_00259, the window GCGCACGCAGCGCCGACTCGGTCACCCACTCCCCGCCCCGCGCCGGCGCACCGCGCAGCACCCGCAGCACCTCGGGCAGCGCCTCCGTGGCCCGCGCCCCGGCCAGCGCGGACAGCAGGGGCGCGGCCCGGTCGAAGAGCTGCTCGTCCAGGGCGACCTCGCCGAGCCGGCGCCGCAGCACCGGTGCGAGCGGCGCGGCCCGGGTACCGAGATACGGCACCGCGAACGCGGCGTCACGCGGCAGGTCCGGCTGCTCCAGCGCCTCGGCGAGCGCCGGAAGGGCCCGGGCGTCGCCGAGCCGGGCGAGCGCGACCAGCGCGCGGTGGTCGTCGGTGGCGCCCATCCGCGTCGCGAGCGCGTCGGCCGCGGGCAGCGCCAGCCCGAAGAGGCTCTCCAGGAGGCTGGCCGCGGCGCCCCGCAGCAGCGGATCGGGGTCGCCGAGCTGCGCTCCGACGAGCCGTACGACCTCGTCGTACGCACCGCGCCAGGCCCGGATCAGCCCGTGGCACATCCATACGGCGTCCGTGCGCTGCGCCGGGTCGGCACTGGTCAGCTGGCCGGTGAGCAGCGCGATCCGGTCGTCCACGCGGTCGCCGAGCGCCGAGTGCAGAGTCCGCAGCAGATCGTCCGCCCAGGGCGCCGCCCCCGGCCCGGAACCGCCACCGTCCCCCGACGACGGGACCCCGGGCCCGTCGGTGGCCCGCAGCAGCGCGGTCGCCGTGGACGCGATGTCGTCGGGCAGGCGGCCCGGCGCGCAGCGCGCGAGCTGGGTCAGCGCGGCCAGCCGCAGGCCCGGCGACCGGTCGGGCGCCAGCAGTGTGGTCAGCCAGACGACCGCCTCGGCACGCAGCGACTCATGGCGCAGCGCGATCCGCCCCACCGCCTCGACCAGCGCGAGCCGCACCTCCGTGTCGGGTTCCCCGGCCAGCCGGTCCCGGAGCAGGACGAGCACCTGGGCCGGGTCGCCGTGCAGCATCGCCAGCGCGCACGGCGCGGCGAGCCGCACCCCGGCGTCCGGGTCGTCCAGCAGCCCGAGGAACACGTCCGCGCCCGCGGCGACCGCGGCCGCCGCCATCGCGTAGTTCGCTGCGTCCTCGAACTCCTCGTCCTCCGGGTCGAGTTCGTCGCCGTCGAGGTCGATGCCCCCGATGCTCGTGAGCAACTCCACGACCGCGCCGCGGTCCTGGACCTCGGGGCTCGCGACCAGTTCGAGCAGGAAGGGGATGCAGGCCAGCGTCGAGTCGTACACGTCGCCCTGGTGGTGCACCGCGGCGTAGATCCCGTCGAGCGCGCTCTCCCGCTCCGCCGGATCCGCCGAGGCGAGCCCCCGCAGCAGCCCGGGGACATCGTCCGCCGATCCGTACGCATGTCCCATCGAGGCCCAGTCGACCTCGTCGATCCCCGTGAACACGCCGTTCCCTCCCGCGAGCCAGGTGCTTGGGGAGAGTGTGCACCAGGACGGCGGCAACCCACCCCGCGTGAGTCGGCCCGGGATGTTGCCCGCGCCGCCCCAGGGCTGTTCCCATGGTCGTCGGGGTGGTGATGGGGATGACCGGACTGCGCGTCACACCGGTACGGACGTACGGGCGTTCACGGCTCTACGTCAGCCTTCCCGGTGGCCGGTGCGTGGCCTGGTACGACCGGGACGCGAACCGGGTCAGTCTGGCCCTGGCCGAACTCCGCGAGGAGGCCCTCGCCGCGCTCGCCCCGTACCTCACGGGTGAGGTGAGCGTCGGCCCGCCGCCCGTGCCGACCGCCGACGATCTGGCCAGGCTGTCCCTGCACCCGGACGAGGACCTGGCGCCGAACCGTCCGGGGGGCCCTGCGGCACGCGCTCGACCGGTCCGGCCGGCGTCGCGATCCGCGGCGCGCCGAACTGGCCGCGCACGAACTGCTCGGCACGGAGCTGGAGCGTCTGGAGGACGCCGGCTGGCGGGTGCTGCATGCGGTGCCGCTGCCCGGCGAAGCCCGGATCGACCATCTGCTGGTCGGCCCGGCGGGCGTGCTGGCGCTGCGGACGCTCGCGGCCCGTGGACGGCGCCTGCGGATCACGGGGGAGTCGGCCGCGGTGGGCCGTGACCGGCCCGTACCGGAGCTGCGCCTGGC includes:
- a CDS encoding HEAT repeat domain-containing protein, which produces MFTGIDEVDWASMGHAYGSADDVPGLLRGLASADPAERESALDGIYAAVHHQGDVYDSTLACIPFLLELVASPEVQDRGAVVELLTSIGGIDLDGDELDPEDEEFEDAANYAMAAAAVAAGADVFLGLLDDPDAGVRLAAPCALAMLHGDPAQVLVLLRDRLAGEPDTEVRLALVEAVGRIALRHESLRAEAVVWLTTLLAPDRSPGLRLAALTQLARCAPGRLPDDIASTATALLRATDGPGVPSSGDGGGSGPGAAPWADDLLRTLHSALGDRVDDRIALLTGQLTSADPAQRTDAVWMCHGLIRAWRGAYDEVVRLVGAQLGDPDPLLRGAAASLLESLFGLALPAADALATRMGATDDHRALVALARLGDARALPALAEALEQPDLPRDAAFAVPYLGTRAAPLAPVLRRRLGEVALDEQLFDRAAPLLSALAGARATEALPEVLRVLRGAPARGGEWVTESALRALTAFGPAAAAAAPELRALLRSPSSSLVAAAARALWAVTGDGAAVLPALRELLAADGPDERRSAAAALGAVGPAAVDAAPALRGLLTSPERWLRMDAAVALWRVTGGAGESLPVLRTAWEENRYGRVEIAECLAEMGPAAAPAVPLLRAELSRPRRHNVLDGGSGSHDIEQDERLLSLCRAALASGTD